One Alkaliphilus sp. B6464 genomic window carries:
- a CDS encoding ammonia-forming cytochrome c nitrite reductase subunit c552 — protein MLVQLIENFGTVMEDSQLDDAVVNELWDLHRKAQYRWDFVFVENSTGFHNTPKAKKALS, from the coding sequence ATGCTTGTACAACTAATTGAAAATTTTGGAACTGTTATGGAGGACAGTCAGTTAGATGATGCAGTAGTCAATGAGTTATGGGATCTACATAGAAAAGCTCAATATAGATGGGATTTCGTGTTTGTAGAAAATAGTACAGGCTTCCACAATACACCAAAGGCAAAAAAAGCTTTAAGTTAA